The DNA segment GGTTAAAACCCCTTGTTTAGCTGCCGGGAAGGTGACGTTTTTAAGAGTCTCCCAATCTGAGGATCCTAAAGCTAAAGCCGCCTCTTTATATTCTCTCGGTACAGCTGTAAGCGCATCCTCTGAGATGCTTATAATAGTAGGTAAAGCCATAACCGCTAATATTATAGCACCGTTCAAAGCGTTAAGTCTGGTCACCACAGCCTCTCCGAAGATAGCTGACATAACAGATGCTAATATTACAAGCGCAAAGAACCCGTAAACAACTGAAGGAATACCTGCGAGGATTTCAATTAAAGGCTTTAGTATATTCCGCTCTAATTTACGAGCTACTTGAGAAATATACATCGCGGTGACCACTCCGATAGGAATCGCGATAGTTAACGCCATCGCCGTTACAAATAAGCTGCCCCAAAGAGACGGGAGCAAACCATATTGAGGATTAGTAGGAGACTCAGGCCTCCAAGTAGCGCTTAAAAAGAATTCTAAAGGATTCACCTGGATGAAAAACGGCACAGACTCGTAGATGATGTACGTGAATATTAGAATCACGAAAATTACAGCGAACAGGCCACAGGCTAAAAGAATTTTTTCGATTAAAAACTCTATCCAGTTTCTCTTAGGACTAGAGTCTTTCACAATCATTGAAGCCTTCTCTAGATTACCTGTACGGGCTACTTCCCCCATTTAAATTCACACCAAACCTGTTACAAAAACCAATATAAGGAAACAGATATATTAATTTTTATCTAGAGAAAATGCTTAGTTAAAACCAGAATTTAAGAAAACTGGCTTGCAGTAAATCTTATATGTTTTTAAAAATCTTAATTCACTTAGAGAGTTCGGTGAGTTTATGGGGATAGATGATATTCAAATAGGGTTCGGTCGGCGCACGTTAATTTTAATATTCATATGCGCTTTAACAGGTGGTTTTTTAGGCGGGTTTTTCGTAGGCACATATCTTGGACCAGGAGGGGTTGGAGGTTTCAACGCTCAAATAAACATTGAAGGATCTAATACATTATATGAGTTACAGCAAACTTGGGCTTATTATTATATGCAGTATAATCCCGGCGTAAATATTGTGGTGGGCGGCGCTGGCACATCTGTTGGAATAAGCCAGCTTATAAATGGAATTATAGATATAGCTGATGCTTCCCGTCTTCCAAGTGCCTCCGAGTATTCTCTAGCAGCTAGTAGAGGGGTGAACTTACATGTGACACCGGTTTGCATAGACGGGATCGTGATTGTAGTTCATCCTTCGAATCCGCTTAGCAATATAAGCTTCACTATTCTGAGGGGAATCTACAACGGCTCAATAACTCAGTGGAGTCAAGTAGACCCTGCTCTCTCAGGTCTGGGCGCGATAGTCGCCTATTCACGTGACCCTTCCTCAGGTACTTATACTTACTTCCAAGAGCGTGTTATGAATAACGATGATTACGCGTCGAGTGTTCAGCCTTTACCAGGTAACTCCGCTATTATATCAGCTGTAGCCGAGGATCCTAGGGGCATAGGTTACACAGGCGCAGCTTACGCTCAAACAAGCAGTGTAAAAGTTATTTCAGTGAATGACCCTGATAC comes from the Candidatus Odinarchaeum yellowstonii genome and includes:
- the pstC gene encoding phosphate ABC transporter permease subunit PstC, which translates into the protein MGEVARTGNLEKASMIVKDSSPKRNWIEFLIEKILLACGLFAVIFVILIFTYIIYESVPFFIQVNPLEFFLSATWRPESPTNPQYGLLPSLWGSLFVTAMALTIAIPIGVVTAMYISQVARKLERNILKPLIEILAGIPSVVYGFFALVILASVMSAIFGEAVVTRLNALNGAIILAVMALPTIISISEDALTAVPREYKEAALALGSSDWETLKNVTFPAAKQGVLTAILLGFGRAIGETMAVLMATGNSPLLAFNPLQSILAMTALIARDFGEVAIGSLWYHSIFAVALILLAITLLVNWAATSLVSKKLGWRIRR
- a CDS encoding PstS family phosphate ABC transporter substrate-binding protein, which encodes MGIDDIQIGFGRRTLILIFICALTGGFLGGFFVGTYLGPGGVGGFNAQINIEGSNTLYELQQTWAYYYMQYNPGVNIVVGGAGTSVGISQLINGIIDIADASRLPSASEYSLAASRGVNLHVTPVCIDGIVIVVHPSNPLSNISFTILRGIYNGSITQWSQVDPALSGLGAIVAYSRDPSSGTYTYFQERVMNNDDYASSVQPLPGNSAIISAVAEDPRGIGYTGAAYAQTSSVKVISVNDPDTGNPVEPSFENIRDFTYPISRYLYVITNGVPRGYISAYIDWCLGPVGQQIANDTGYLPVYSLPR